In Paramormyrops kingsleyae isolate MSU_618 chromosome 5, PKINGS_0.4, whole genome shotgun sequence, one DNA window encodes the following:
- the LOC111836965 gene encoding transmembrane protein 98-like isoform X1, producing the protein MGPLGKCRSWNQSCSTLNSDQMLEFICWTKPPRSVRSSRQRKKADKMTRPTLDLISSMETQSEPSELELDDVVITNPHIEAILENEDWIEDASGLVSHCISILKICHTLTEKLVAMTMGSGAKVRAPASLNDIITVAKRISPRVDDVVQSMYPPLDPKLLDARATALLLSVSHLVLVTRSACHMSSSMDWIDQSLNAVEDHMVVLREAALASEPDLTLAGGHTLHQEQSTI; encoded by the exons ATGGGGCCCCTCGGGAAATGCAGATCATGGAATCAATCATGCTCGACGTTAAACAGTGACCAAATGCTGGAGTTCATATGCTGGACAAAGCCCCCCCGGAGTGTTAGAAGCAgcagacaaagaaagaaagCGGACAAAATGACTAG GCCCACACTGGACCTCATAAGCTCCATGGAGACTCAGAGCGAGCCTTCAGAGCTGGAGCTGGATGATGTGGTCATCACCAACCCTCATATAGAAGCCATCCTGGAGAACGAGGATTGGATCGAGGATGCCTC TGGTCTTGTGTCACATTGTATCTCAATCCTAAAG ATCTGCCATACCCTGACAGAAAAGCTAGTTGCCATGACGATGGGCTCAGGGGCAAAGGTCAGGGCACCTGCCAGTCTCAATGACATCATCACCGTTGCGAAAAGGATTAGCCCAAG GGTGGACGACGTGGTGCAATCGATGTACCCCCCTCTGGACCCAAAACTCCTTGATGCACG GGCCACTGCCCTACTACTGTCAGTCAGCCACCTAGTGCTCGTGACCCGCAGCGCCTGTCACATGTCTAGCAGCATGGACTGGATTGACCAATCGCTGAATGCTGTGGAGGATCACATGGTCGTGCTGAGAGAAGCAGCCCTTGCTTCAGAACCAGACCTCACCCTGGCAGGAGGGCACACACTTCACCAGGAACAGTCAACTATCTAG
- the LOC111836965 gene encoding transmembrane protein 98-like isoform X2, whose translation METVVIVAIGLLATIFLASFVALVLLCRQRYCRPADLLQHFDSKPTLDLISSMETQSEPSELELDDVVITNPHIEAILENEDWIEDASGLVSHCISILKICHTLTEKLVAMTMGSGAKVRAPASLNDIITVAKRISPRVDDVVQSMYPPLDPKLLDARATALLLSVSHLVLVTRSACHMSSSMDWIDQSLNAVEDHMVVLREAALASEPDLTLAGGHTLHQEQSTI comes from the exons ATGGAGACGGTGGTGATTGTGGCCATCGGGCTGCTGGCCACCATCTTCCTGGCCTCTTTTGTGGCCCTGGTGCTTCTCTGCCGGCAGAGATATTGTCGCCCAGCCGATCTGCTGCAGCACTTCGACTCCAA GCCCACACTGGACCTCATAAGCTCCATGGAGACTCAGAGCGAGCCTTCAGAGCTGGAGCTGGATGATGTGGTCATCACCAACCCTCATATAGAAGCCATCCTGGAGAACGAGGATTGGATCGAGGATGCCTC TGGTCTTGTGTCACATTGTATCTCAATCCTAAAG ATCTGCCATACCCTGACAGAAAAGCTAGTTGCCATGACGATGGGCTCAGGGGCAAAGGTCAGGGCACCTGCCAGTCTCAATGACATCATCACCGTTGCGAAAAGGATTAGCCCAAG GGTGGACGACGTGGTGCAATCGATGTACCCCCCTCTGGACCCAAAACTCCTTGATGCACG GGCCACTGCCCTACTACTGTCAGTCAGCCACCTAGTGCTCGTGACCCGCAGCGCCTGTCACATGTCTAGCAGCATGGACTGGATTGACCAATCGCTGAATGCTGTGGAGGATCACATGGTCGTGCTGAGAGAAGCAGCCCTTGCTTCAGAACCAGACCTCACCCTGGCAGGAGGGCACACACTTCACCAGGAACAGTCAACTATCTAG